Part of the Sulfurimonas denitrificans DSM 1251 genome is shown below.
TGATATAGAATTTTTCAAAGAGAGTATGCAAAGAATTCTAGGGAAGTTACCACAAAAAATTATTGACGCAAATATGTTTGCTATTCAGCGCGCATATGATGAAGTAAAGTAAGGGGCTGGTTATGGCAAAAAAAGGATGGGATGAATTTGAAATCGGAGCTATGCTTCGCACTTTTGATGGAAAAATAGACGATATCGCTGGAACACAACAAGAAGATCGTGCATACTCACAAAGTAGTTCTTACACTGCAAGTGTTGCTGATTGGAGATTAATTAAACCAATTTTTAATAAAGATTACTGTATTGATTGCCAGTTTTGCTGGGTTTATTGTCCAGATGTTTCAATTATCTCAAGAGATAAAAAACTAATCGGTGTAGATATGGATCACTGTAAAGGGTGTGGAATATGTGTTGAGGTTTGTCCTACAAACCCAAAATCACTTCTAATGTTCCCAGAACAAGCCGATGAAGAGACAGAAATAGCTTCGTGGCCTAAAAAAGATGAGGAGGAAGCGTAATGGCATTTGATAAAATGGAATTAAGAGATATTGAAGTATGGGATGGAAATTTTGCTGCTGCTCAAGCAATGAGACAGAGTCAAATTGATGTTGTTGCAGCTTATCCTATTACACCATCAACTCCTATAGTTGAAGGTTATGCACAGTTTTTAGCAGATGGCTATATCGAGGGTGAATTTGTTATGGTTGAGTCTGAACATGCCGCAATGAGCGGCTGTATCGGTGCAGCTGCTGCTGGTGGGCGTGTTGCAACTGCTACATCTTCTCAAGGCTTGGCACTTATGTCAGAGACGCTTTATCAAGCATCTGGTATGAGACTTCCTATCGTTTTAAATCTTGTGAATCGTGCACTTGCATCTCCGTTAAATGTTAATGGTGATCACTCTGACATGTATATGGTTAGAGATAGCGGATGGATACAGTTTGATGCGTTTTGTCCACAAGAAGCTTATGATTTAAACCTT
Proteins encoded:
- a CDS encoding 4Fe-4S dicluster-binding protein, coding for MAKKGWDEFEIGAMLRTFDGKIDDIAGTQQEDRAYSQSSSYTASVADWRLIKPIFNKDYCIDCQFCWVYCPDVSIISRDKKLIGVDMDHCKGCGICVEVCPTNPKSLLMFPEQADEETEIASWPKKDEEEA